The proteins below are encoded in one region of Equus caballus isolate H_3958 breed thoroughbred chromosome 18, TB-T2T, whole genome shotgun sequence:
- the GPR17 gene encoding uracil nucleotide/cysteinyl leukotriene receptor isoform X1 codes for MKRPFRPEGLQPPLLSLNSSPPPQLHRAHPSATTHWSRPTCCPPALLPLLPGPAVRGSLGPVCLFPPGSCPSSASSQSMNGLELASSGLITNSSLATAEQCGQETPLENVLFASFYLLDFILAFVGNALALWLFMRDHKSGTPANVFLMHLAVADLSCVLVLPTRLVYHFSGNHWPFGEIPCRLTGFFFYLNMYASIYFLTCISADRFLAIVHPVKSLKLRRPLYAHLACAFLWVVVAVAMAPLLVSPQTVQTNHTVVCLQLYREKASHHALASLAVAFTFPFVTTVTCYLLIIRSLRQGPRVEKRLKSKAVRMIAMVLAIFLVCFVPYHVHRSLYLLLYRGSTSCAAQRALALGNRVTSCLTSLNGALDPVMYFFVAEKFRDALCNLLCGRRLSGPPPSLDGKTNESSLSARSEL; via the exons ATGAAGCGGCCTTTCAGGCCAGAGGGGctgcagcctcccctcctctccttaaATAGCAGCCCTCCACCACAGCTGCACAGAGCCCACCCCAGCGCCACCACCCACTGGTCACGGCCCACCTGCTGCCCCCCAGCCCTCTTGCCCCTTCTGCCTGGACCTGCTGTGAGAG GCTCTCTGGGACCTGTCTGCTTGTTCCCTCCAGGCTCgtgccccagctctgcctccagccAAAGCATGAATGGCCTTGAGCTGGCCTCCTCAGGTCTGATCACCAACTCCTCGCTGGCCACCGCAGAGCAATGCGGCCAGGAGACGCCGCTGGAGAACGTCCTCTTCGCCTCCTTCTACCTCCTGGATTTCATCCTGGCTTTTGTGGGCAATGCCTTGGCCCTGTGGCTTTTCATGCGGGACCACAAGTCGGGCACCCCTGCCAACGTGTTCCTGATGCACCTGGCCGTGGCCGACCTGTCCTGTGTGCTGGTCCTGCCCACCCGCCTGGTCTACCACTTCTCCGGGAACCACTGGCCATTCGGGGAAATCCCGTGCCGACTCACCGGCTTCTTCTTCTACCTCAACATGTACGCCAGCATCTACTTCCTCACCTGCATCAGCGCTGACCGCTTCCTGGCCATCGTGCACCCCGTCAAGTCCCTCAAGCTCCGCAGACCCCTCTATGCCCACCTGGCCTGCGCCTTCCTCTGGGTGGTGGTGGCCGTGGCCATGGCCCCGCTGCTGGTGAGCCCGCAGACCGTGCAGACCAACCACACGGTCGTCTGCCTGCAGCTGTACCGGGAGAAGGCCTCCCACCACGCCCTCGCGTCCCTGGCCGTGGCCTTCACCTTCCCGTTCGTCACCACGGTCACCTGCTACCTGCTGATCATCCGCAGCCTGCGGCAGGGCCCGCGCGTGGAGAAGCGCCTCAAGAGCAAGGCGGTGCGCATGATCGCCATGGTGCTGGCCATCTTCCTGGTGTGCTTCGTGCCCTACCACGTGCACCGCTCCCTCTACCTGCTGCTCTACCGCGGGAGCACCTCCTGTGCCGCCCAGCGCGCGCTGGCCCTGGGCAACCGCGTCACCTCCTGCCTCACCAGCCTCAACGGGGCGCTCGACCCCGTCATGTACTTCTTTGTGGCCGAGAAGTTCCGCGACGCCCTCTGTAACCTGCTCTGCGGCCGGCGGCTCTCGGGCCCGCCCCCCAGCCTGGACGGCAAGACCAACGAGAGCTCCCTGAGCGCCAGGTCCGAGCTCTGA
- the LIMS2 gene encoding LIM and senescent cell antigen-like-containing domain protein 2 isoform X13 — MFRNDAYHPDHFSCTHCGKELTAEARELKGELYCLPCHDKMGVPICGACRRPIEGRVVNALGKQWHVEHFVCAKCEKPFLGHRHYEKKGLAYCETHYNQLFGDVCYNCGRVIEGDVVSALNKAWCVNCFSCSTCNGKLTLKNKFVEFDMKPVCKRCYEKFPLELKKRLKKLSELAARKAHPKSVGLNSA, encoded by the exons ATGTTCAGGAATGATGCGTACCACCCGGACCACTTCAGCTGCACCCACTGTGG GAAAGAGCTGACTGCTGAGGCCCGTGAGCTGAAGGGTGAGCTCTACTGCCTGCCCTGCCATGACAAGATGGGCGTCCCCATCTGTGGGGCCTGCCGCCGGCCCATCGAGGGTCGTGTGGTCAATGCGCTGGGCAAGCAGTGGCATGTGGAG CACTTTGTCTGCGCCAAGTGTGAGAAGCCGTTCCTGGGTCACCGGCACTACGAGAAGAAGGGCCTGGCTTACTGTGAGACCCACTACAACCAG CTCTTTGGGGACGTCTGCTACAACTGCGGTCGTGTGATTGAGGGCGATG TCGTGTCAGCCCTCAACAAGGCCTGGTGTGTGAACTGCTTCTCCTGTTCCACCTGCAATGGCAAGCTCACCCTGAA GAACAAGTTTGTGGAGTTCGACATGAAGCCTGTGTGTAAGAGATGCTACGAGAAGTTCCCGCTGGAACTGAAGAAGCGGCTGAAGAAGCTGTCGGAGCTGGCCGCCCGCAAGGCACACCCCAAGTCTGTGGGCCTCAACTCTGCCTGA
- the GPR17 gene encoding uracil nucleotide/cysteinyl leukotriene receptor isoform X2 — MKRPFRPEGLQPPLLSLNSSPPPQLHRAHPSATTHWSRPTCCPPALLPLLPGPAVRGSCPSSASSQSMNGLELASSGLITNSSLATAEQCGQETPLENVLFASFYLLDFILAFVGNALALWLFMRDHKSGTPANVFLMHLAVADLSCVLVLPTRLVYHFSGNHWPFGEIPCRLTGFFFYLNMYASIYFLTCISADRFLAIVHPVKSLKLRRPLYAHLACAFLWVVVAVAMAPLLVSPQTVQTNHTVVCLQLYREKASHHALASLAVAFTFPFVTTVTCYLLIIRSLRQGPRVEKRLKSKAVRMIAMVLAIFLVCFVPYHVHRSLYLLLYRGSTSCAAQRALALGNRVTSCLTSLNGALDPVMYFFVAEKFRDALCNLLCGRRLSGPPPSLDGKTNESSLSARSEL, encoded by the exons ATGAAGCGGCCTTTCAGGCCAGAGGGGctgcagcctcccctcctctccttaaATAGCAGCCCTCCACCACAGCTGCACAGAGCCCACCCCAGCGCCACCACCCACTGGTCACGGCCCACCTGCTGCCCCCCAGCCCTCTTGCCCCTTCTGCCTGGACCTGCTGTGAGAG GCTCgtgccccagctctgcctccagccAAAGCATGAATGGCCTTGAGCTGGCCTCCTCAGGTCTGATCACCAACTCCTCGCTGGCCACCGCAGAGCAATGCGGCCAGGAGACGCCGCTGGAGAACGTCCTCTTCGCCTCCTTCTACCTCCTGGATTTCATCCTGGCTTTTGTGGGCAATGCCTTGGCCCTGTGGCTTTTCATGCGGGACCACAAGTCGGGCACCCCTGCCAACGTGTTCCTGATGCACCTGGCCGTGGCCGACCTGTCCTGTGTGCTGGTCCTGCCCACCCGCCTGGTCTACCACTTCTCCGGGAACCACTGGCCATTCGGGGAAATCCCGTGCCGACTCACCGGCTTCTTCTTCTACCTCAACATGTACGCCAGCATCTACTTCCTCACCTGCATCAGCGCTGACCGCTTCCTGGCCATCGTGCACCCCGTCAAGTCCCTCAAGCTCCGCAGACCCCTCTATGCCCACCTGGCCTGCGCCTTCCTCTGGGTGGTGGTGGCCGTGGCCATGGCCCCGCTGCTGGTGAGCCCGCAGACCGTGCAGACCAACCACACGGTCGTCTGCCTGCAGCTGTACCGGGAGAAGGCCTCCCACCACGCCCTCGCGTCCCTGGCCGTGGCCTTCACCTTCCCGTTCGTCACCACGGTCACCTGCTACCTGCTGATCATCCGCAGCCTGCGGCAGGGCCCGCGCGTGGAGAAGCGCCTCAAGAGCAAGGCGGTGCGCATGATCGCCATGGTGCTGGCCATCTTCCTGGTGTGCTTCGTGCCCTACCACGTGCACCGCTCCCTCTACCTGCTGCTCTACCGCGGGAGCACCTCCTGTGCCGCCCAGCGCGCGCTGGCCCTGGGCAACCGCGTCACCTCCTGCCTCACCAGCCTCAACGGGGCGCTCGACCCCGTCATGTACTTCTTTGTGGCCGAGAAGTTCCGCGACGCCCTCTGTAACCTGCTCTGCGGCCGGCGGCTCTCGGGCCCGCCCCCCAGCCTGGACGGCAAGACCAACGAGAGCTCCCTGAGCGCCAGGTCCGAGCTCTGA